Proteins encoded within one genomic window of Amorphoplanes friuliensis DSM 7358:
- a CDS encoding MmyB family transcriptional regulator — translation MNGPAPDPADITASFVYRWLTDSGIRAQFPAEDHDAEAHTLVADLRAGVTRRDPADPDAIRLIDELTTRSPWFGQLWDRHEVAVRRHEFKRLLHPPPRLDRLQLPCTAQRGHYAAPDLVQPPLLRTPDRPALTAWHTLTSSPVEPDDQAGA, via the coding sequence TTGAACGGCCCGGCACCGGACCCCGCCGACATCACCGCCAGCTTCGTGTACCGCTGGTTAACCGATTCCGGCATACGCGCCCAATTTCCTGCCGAGGACCATGACGCGGAGGCACACACCCTGGTCGCCGACCTGCGCGCCGGCGTCACCCGTCGGGACCCGGCGGATCCGGACGCCATCCGGCTCATCGACGAGCTCACCACTCGCAGCCCGTGGTTCGGTCAGTTGTGGGACCGGCATGAGGTGGCCGTTCGCCGCCACGAGTTCAAGCGGCTGCTGCACCCCCCGCCTCGGCTTGATCGTCTACAACTGCCATGCACTGCTCAGCGAGGACACTACGCAGCGCCTGATCTGGTACAGCCCCCACTTCTTCGGACCCCGGACCGTCCGGCGTTGACGGCCTGGCACACCCTGACCTCGTCACCCGTCGAGCCTGACGACCAGGCCGGCGCCTAG
- a CDS encoding LysE family translocator, whose product MTTVTQLVAFCGVVSLGAMSPGPDFAVVVRRSALRGRTEGMAAAAGIATGVFLWAVAAAAGVAALVATVPVVLTTIRYAGAAYLAYLGIRALLAAFRPAPDGLAVAPGTTGGAFRDGLLCNALNPKAAVFFLALLPQFLPAHPTAVDTLTLSLLAVAVTLVWFFTVANLVAAFRRLFARSRVRRTIDGLSGAALLGLGARLALAR is encoded by the coding sequence ATGACGACGGTGACCCAGCTGGTGGCGTTCTGCGGTGTGGTGAGTCTCGGGGCGATGTCACCCGGGCCCGACTTCGCGGTGGTCGTGCGCCGGTCCGCCCTCCGCGGCCGGACCGAGGGCATGGCCGCAGCCGCCGGCATCGCCACCGGGGTGTTCCTCTGGGCCGTCGCCGCGGCCGCCGGGGTGGCCGCCCTGGTCGCCACGGTCCCGGTCGTGCTCACCACCATCCGGTACGCGGGTGCGGCGTACCTCGCCTACCTGGGCATCCGGGCGTTACTGGCCGCGTTCCGCCCCGCCCCGGACGGCCTCGCGGTCGCCCCGGGCACCACCGGCGGCGCCTTCCGCGACGGGCTGCTGTGCAACGCGCTGAACCCGAAGGCCGCAGTGTTCTTCCTGGCCCTGCTGCCGCAGTTCCTGCCCGCACACCCCACCGCGGTCGACACGCTGACCCTGTCGTTGCTGGCAGTGGCCGTGACCCTGGTGTGGTTCTTCACGGTCGCCAACCTGGTGGCCGCGTTCCGGCGCCTCTTCGCACGTTCCCGCGTCCGCCGCACGATCGACGGCCTCAGCGGCGCGGCCCTCCTCGGCCTCGGCGCCCGCCTGGCCCTCGCCCGCTAG
- a CDS encoding DUF2786 domain-containing protein: MKSVRETIAAVVAGQTGYEDGLDLLAVAPATEVDPVLTAALFDATARLWRGGWQPAELHRVVTRRGSGVQPLLIADAVAAYLRGFAPKSVDARWRAQATELDARPWWGDDADYLRETVAHRRVDRVTLIDAMLSLLALLATLPPIEMLVPPPGQATPARRAPGTDAKLERVRALLAKAEATTFPAEAEAYTAKAQELISRHSLDEALLSADSETVIPYARRIGVDHPYENEKASLLTSVARANRCHVVWSPEFGFATVFGFDADIDAVDLLHTSLLVQAHRAMARTEPPGGKAGRSRLKTFRQSFLVGYAVRIGERLAEASRVALEQTGDTSALLPVLASRDLRVREARDRSFPQTVRGRGFRVGNLEGWESGREAADEARLH, translated from the coding sequence GTGAAATCGGTGCGGGAGACGATCGCCGCGGTGGTCGCGGGGCAGACCGGGTACGAGGACGGCCTCGACCTGCTCGCCGTCGCGCCGGCCACGGAGGTCGACCCGGTCCTGACCGCGGCGCTGTTCGACGCCACCGCGCGGCTCTGGCGGGGTGGCTGGCAGCCCGCCGAGCTGCACCGGGTCGTGACCCGGCGCGGTTCAGGGGTGCAGCCGCTGCTGATCGCGGATGCCGTCGCGGCGTACCTGCGAGGTTTTGCCCCGAAGAGCGTCGACGCGCGCTGGCGGGCGCAGGCCACCGAGCTGGACGCCCGGCCCTGGTGGGGTGACGACGCCGATTACCTGCGGGAGACGGTCGCTCACCGCCGGGTCGACCGGGTGACGCTGATCGACGCGATGCTGTCGCTGCTCGCCCTGCTGGCGACGCTGCCACCGATCGAGATGCTGGTCCCGCCGCCGGGTCAGGCGACGCCGGCCCGGCGGGCGCCCGGCACCGACGCGAAGCTCGAACGGGTGCGGGCGCTGCTGGCCAAGGCCGAGGCCACCACGTTCCCGGCCGAGGCCGAGGCCTACACGGCCAAGGCGCAGGAGTTGATCTCGCGGCACAGCCTCGACGAGGCGCTGCTGAGCGCCGACAGCGAGACCGTGATCCCGTACGCCCGGCGCATCGGCGTCGACCACCCCTATGAGAACGAGAAGGCGTCGCTGCTGACCTCGGTGGCCCGCGCCAACCGCTGTCATGTCGTGTGGTCGCCCGAGTTCGGCTTCGCGACCGTGTTCGGCTTCGACGCCGACATCGACGCGGTCGACCTGCTGCACACCTCGCTGCTGGTCCAGGCGCACCGGGCGATGGCCCGCACCGAGCCGCCCGGCGGCAAGGCGGGACGGTCCCGGCTCAAGACCTTCCGGCAGTCGTTCCTGGTCGGCTATGCGGTCCGGATCGGTGAACGGCTCGCCGAGGCCAGCCGGGTGGCGCTGGAGCAGACCGGTGACACGTCGGCGCTGCTGCCGGTGCTGGCCTCCCGCGATCTGCGGGTCCGCGAGGCCCGTGACCGCTCGTTCCCGCAGACGGTCCGTGGGCGCGGCTTCCGGGTGGGCAACCTCGAGGGCTGGGAGTCGGGTCGGGAGGCGGCCGACGAGGCCCGGCTGCACTGA
- a CDS encoding caspase, EACC1-associated type yields the protein MIATQRYRSRTFATLPGTTKDAADLKRVLADPRIGDFEVKVLHNPTVRAAGLAVKRFFSKAKPDDLLLLAITGHGKRDDRGKLFFVNRDTVPDSLWVTGLSAEHVSHEMRNSPARKTVVLLDCCFSGAFVHDEGLAIPLPPAAPGQAATEEDEEDRRTRGTVIITASTSIEQAFETNGDGDKIRSGLFTRCVVDGLETGEADLNRDGEVDVNELYQYVATQMGRIAKGRRQNPTYSAHRMQGVLRIAHSALPQVVDRPQPVRTPRPRPAPVPTNHGPLSRRVLVPLLVLGGLLSGCATQADSTIGGGGCPTPVQVRVAAAPGGLTAYREIAAGFEDWVAGRQHGCRGVDLYVYPVEAGEVTAGLRRGWTTGEDGADYLRDAGPQPDVWLPAAATDVPPGGLRDVIDRVEQVAQTPVVLGVPARARADDGLRRAVLSWPDLFAAVSRDPGVVRADFASSVIARMATAKLYADGTIDQAVARTTVEQPLEKALDAGTYPVGDEAGLLCRQRAARSSTAVIVTEQQLVRFNRGDPLDGACTGAAPPASADRLLAFYPADTPALEQVVVTLDWQGRAQSATTRAYATWFVRWLRQIPGRQVLLRAGLRPPGLDADEPLGPAYGALTVWPFARVVPDEPDELTRSDTATLHAATRRPGRFLVALDASGSMRTVTPDPDRTRFEVAAAAVEQAATRLGRRDELGLLTFSGRATREVLPIAPAGADPVGRVHRATAPIQPAGGTPLYEAVRRGASALRAGPGDPLRTLVVLTDGQDTSGQPRPSAAQTAGVRIFVIAVGDVSCADATLAGLATGTGGRCFDAGKGSLEPVLTGLFRAAWETGN from the coding sequence ATCATCGCGACGCAGCGCTACCGCAGCAGGACCTTCGCCACGCTGCCCGGCACCACCAAGGACGCCGCCGACCTGAAACGTGTCCTCGCCGACCCGCGCATCGGGGACTTCGAGGTCAAGGTCCTCCACAATCCCACCGTGCGTGCGGCCGGGCTGGCGGTGAAGCGGTTCTTCTCCAAGGCCAAGCCGGACGACCTGTTGCTGCTGGCCATCACCGGACACGGCAAACGCGACGATCGCGGCAAACTGTTCTTCGTCAACCGCGACACCGTGCCCGACTCCCTGTGGGTCACCGGGCTCTCGGCCGAGCACGTCAGCCACGAGATGCGCAACAGTCCGGCGCGCAAGACCGTCGTGCTGCTCGACTGCTGTTTCTCCGGCGCTTTTGTGCACGACGAGGGTCTGGCCATCCCGCTCCCGCCGGCCGCGCCCGGCCAGGCCGCCACCGAGGAGGACGAGGAGGACCGGCGCACCCGCGGCACCGTGATCATCACGGCGTCGACGTCGATCGAGCAGGCCTTCGAGACGAACGGCGACGGCGACAAGATCCGTAGCGGTCTCTTCACCCGCTGTGTCGTGGACGGGCTCGAGACCGGGGAGGCCGACCTCAACCGGGACGGCGAGGTCGACGTCAACGAGCTGTACCAGTACGTCGCCACCCAGATGGGACGCATCGCGAAGGGGCGGCGGCAGAACCCGACCTATTCGGCGCACCGGATGCAGGGCGTCCTGCGGATCGCGCACAGTGCGCTGCCCCAGGTCGTCGATCGGCCGCAACCGGTCCGCACGCCGAGGCCGCGACCCGCACCGGTCCCCACGAACCACGGACCGCTGTCCCGGCGGGTGCTGGTGCCGCTGCTCGTGCTCGGTGGACTGCTCAGCGGCTGCGCCACGCAGGCGGACAGCACGATCGGCGGTGGCGGCTGCCCGACACCGGTGCAGGTCCGCGTGGCTGCCGCGCCGGGCGGGCTCACCGCGTACAGGGAGATAGCCGCCGGGTTCGAGGACTGGGTCGCCGGCCGGCAGCACGGCTGCCGCGGTGTTGATCTCTACGTCTATCCGGTCGAGGCCGGTGAGGTGACCGCGGGGCTGCGGCGGGGCTGGACGACCGGCGAGGACGGTGCCGACTACCTCCGCGACGCCGGGCCGCAACCGGACGTCTGGCTGCCGGCGGCGGCGACCGACGTGCCGCCCGGCGGGCTCCGGGACGTCATCGACCGCGTGGAGCAGGTCGCGCAGACACCGGTCGTGCTCGGTGTGCCCGCACGGGCCCGCGCCGACGACGGCCTGCGGCGGGCCGTGCTGTCCTGGCCGGACCTGTTCGCCGCGGTCAGCCGGGACCCCGGGGTCGTCCGCGCCGACTTCGCTTCCTCGGTGATCGCCCGCATGGCCACCGCCAAGCTGTACGCCGACGGCACGATCGACCAGGCCGTGGCGCGGACCACGGTCGAGCAGCCGCTGGAGAAGGCTCTCGACGCCGGCACCTACCCGGTCGGCGACGAGGCCGGCCTGCTGTGCCGGCAGCGGGCGGCCCGGAGCAGCACGGCCGTGATCGTCACCGAGCAGCAACTCGTCCGCTTCAACCGCGGTGATCCCCTCGACGGCGCGTGCACGGGTGCCGCTCCCCCGGCGTCCGCGGACCGGCTGCTGGCGTTCTATCCGGCCGACACGCCCGCGCTGGAGCAGGTCGTGGTGACGCTGGACTGGCAGGGACGCGCCCAGAGCGCGACGACCCGGGCGTACGCGACCTGGTTCGTGCGCTGGCTCCGGCAGATCCCGGGCCGCCAGGTGCTGCTTCGGGCCGGTCTGCGCCCGCCGGGCCTGGACGCGGACGAGCCCCTCGGGCCGGCTTACGGGGCTCTCACCGTCTGGCCGTTCGCCCGTGTCGTCCCTGACGAGCCGGACGAACTGACCCGCAGCGACACCGCCACGCTCCACGCGGCCACCCGCCGGCCCGGCCGGTTCCTGGTCGCGCTGGACGCGTCCGGCTCGATGAGGACCGTGACACCCGACCCGGATCGGACCCGCTTCGAGGTCGCGGCGGCCGCGGTCGAGCAGGCGGCCACCCGCTTGGGCCGGCGCGACGAGCTCGGCCTGCTCACTTTCAGCGGCCGGGCCACCCGTGAGGTGCTGCCGATCGCCCCGGCCGGTGCGGACCCCGTCGGCCGGGTCCACCGCGCCACGGCGCCGATCCAGCCGGCCGGGGGCACACCCCTCTACGAGGCGGTCCGCCGCGGCGCCTCCGCCCTGCGCGCCGGCCCGGGTGATCCACTGCGGACGCTGGTGGTGCTCACCGACGGTCAGGACACCAGCGGGCAGCCGCGCCCGTCGGCCGCACAGACCGCGGGTGTCCGCATCTTTGTCATCGCCGTCGGGGACGTGAGCTGCGCCGACGCCACGCTGGCGGGCCTGGCGACCGGCACCGGCGGCCGCTGTTTCGACGCCGGAAAGGGCTCACTCGAGCCGGTGCTCACCGGCCTGTTCCGGGCCGCCTGGGAAACGGGGAACTGA
- a CDS encoding extracellular solute-binding protein: MPRRRHWMTFVAGNLTGAAIAACLFVFGPLAGPEELESGELVILSGQDDSAGGQRQQLVTIWNDTHPRNQARIVTLPEAADGQYAEMVNRAGDGGTDIFNLDVAWTARFAAPPSGRRLIRPIDESLLAERPDQAFMTKPLATCRYADQLWALPFNTDAGLLYYRTDQGLKPPFDWSKIRAAGTKPGFKATWTGQLNSYEGLTVNFLETVWSLGGDLAVAPDGRVTLDLAKWDEAAKLLTPSRDAKPGLVLPDSVSFEETSSRSAFRDGQTMFMRNWPVAYRAMRTAEPAGKPFAFDVTRLPGDSVLGGQNLAISERTTKPRAAQALIEFLTNERSQRLLFDNGGFAATRAAVYEDEAIKQKYAYLPRLREAIDTARLRPVSPNYVTFSRVLNERVHEVLVGRSPALPRDLADQLTRALQGR, translated from the coding sequence ATGCCGCGCCGCAGACACTGGATGACGTTCGTCGCCGGCAACCTGACCGGCGCCGCCATCGCGGCCTGCCTGTTCGTCTTCGGCCCGCTCGCCGGCCCGGAGGAGCTCGAGAGCGGCGAACTGGTCATCCTCAGCGGGCAGGACGACAGCGCCGGCGGGCAGCGGCAGCAGCTGGTGACCATCTGGAACGACACCCACCCCCGCAACCAGGCCCGGATCGTCACCCTGCCGGAGGCCGCCGACGGCCAGTACGCCGAGATGGTCAACCGCGCCGGCGACGGCGGCACCGACATCTTCAACCTCGACGTGGCCTGGACCGCCCGCTTCGCCGCCCCGCCGTCCGGGCGCCGGCTGATCCGCCCGATCGACGAGTCGCTGCTGGCCGAGCGGCCGGACCAGGCGTTCATGACCAAGCCCCTGGCCACCTGCCGGTACGCCGATCAGCTGTGGGCACTGCCGTTCAACACCGACGCCGGCCTGCTCTACTACCGCACCGACCAGGGGCTGAAGCCGCCGTTCGACTGGTCGAAGATCCGTGCCGCCGGGACGAAGCCCGGTTTCAAGGCCACCTGGACCGGTCAGCTCAACAGTTACGAGGGACTCACGGTCAACTTCCTCGAGACCGTGTGGTCGCTGGGCGGTGACCTGGCGGTCGCGCCCGACGGCCGGGTCACTCTCGACCTGGCCAAGTGGGACGAGGCCGCCAAGCTGCTCACACCTTCACGGGACGCAAAACCGGGGCTGGTCCTGCCGGACTCGGTGTCGTTCGAGGAGACCAGCAGCCGGAGTGCGTTCCGGGACGGCCAGACGATGTTCATGCGCAACTGGCCGGTGGCCTACCGGGCCATGCGCACGGCCGAGCCGGCCGGCAAACCGTTCGCCTTCGACGTGACACGGCTGCCGGGTGACAGTGTCCTCGGCGGGCAGAATCTGGCGATCTCGGAGCGGACGACCAAGCCCCGGGCGGCGCAGGCCCTGATCGAGTTCCTGACCAACGAACGCAGTCAGCGGCTGCTCTTCGACAACGGCGGTTTTGCGGCGACCCGGGCCGCCGTCTACGAGGACGAGGCGATCAAGCAGAAGTACGCCTACCTGCCGCGGCTGCGCGAGGCGATCGACACCGCCCGTCTGCGCCCGGTCTCACCGAACTACGTGACGTTCAGCCGGGTGCTCAACGAGCGGGTGCACGAGGTGCTGGTCGGGCGTAGTCCGGCGTTGCCGCGGGATCTGGCCGACCAGCTGACGAGGGCCCTGCAGGGCCGATGA